Proteins from one Pseudomonadota bacterium genomic window:
- a CDS encoding Do family serine endopeptidase has protein sequence MLSDADVAVSARSIQLRETPSVDLPSAATRCLLMLGFLLIACSVVLAPNHAFGQSSTDVRPELRPQMPVSVADLAEGLLGSVVNISTRQRIAGRRALPLPNLPEGSPFEDFFEEFFDQDGGGDGPSRENSLGSGFIIDEQGIIVTNNHVIADADDIDVVLTDGRSYPAQLIGRDEATDLAVLQIEPDEPLPAVSFGDSDALRIGDWVVAIGNPFGLGGSVSLGIVSAMNRNIGAGPYDSFIQTDAAINRGNSGGPLFDLNGNVVGVNTAILSPNGRSVGVGFAIPSSTVDAIVTQLVTFGATRRGMLGVNIQEVTPDLVEGLQLNRPRGALVSAVMDGGPAQVGGIERGDVIVRFAGRRISSHNDLPARVAQTPPGTEVQVDVIRRGEPLSLSITLALRDGEGADDMLLEEGPEPVALLGMELATIDEAMELGFDVPDEAVGAVVAVVFSDGPAAAKEIEPGMIIVEVGQQIVETPEDVVERVDALREEGRNQILMLVQDEDGQSRFFAIPAE, from the coding sequence ATGTTGTCTGATGCAGATGTGGCCGTCTCCGCCCGGTCGATACAACTTCGTGAGACGCCCTCAGTAGATCTGCCGAGCGCTGCGACTCGCTGTCTCCTGATGCTGGGGTTCCTCCTTATCGCGTGTTCGGTCGTGTTGGCGCCCAACCATGCGTTCGGGCAATCGAGTACCGATGTGCGGCCGGAACTTCGCCCGCAAATGCCCGTTAGCGTTGCTGACCTAGCCGAAGGCCTTCTGGGATCGGTGGTCAACATCTCAACCCGCCAGAGAATTGCCGGCAGGCGTGCCCTTCCATTGCCGAATTTGCCTGAGGGATCGCCGTTCGAAGACTTTTTCGAGGAGTTCTTCGATCAGGATGGGGGTGGGGATGGGCCATCACGCGAAAACTCTCTGGGATCCGGCTTCATCATCGATGAGCAAGGTATCATCGTCACCAACAATCACGTGATTGCAGACGCTGACGATATCGATGTTGTTCTGACGGACGGGCGCAGTTATCCCGCACAGCTTATCGGTCGTGATGAGGCGACCGATCTTGCGGTCTTGCAAATTGAACCGGACGAACCGCTACCCGCAGTCAGCTTCGGCGACTCAGACGCGCTGCGTATTGGTGATTGGGTCGTGGCGATAGGCAATCCGTTCGGCTTGGGTGGTTCGGTGTCGCTGGGCATTGTCTCAGCGATGAACCGCAATATCGGTGCGGGTCCCTATGATTCTTTCATCCAAACCGATGCAGCCATCAACCGCGGTAACTCTGGCGGGCCCTTGTTTGATCTCAACGGCAATGTGGTCGGTGTAAACACAGCGATCTTGTCGCCCAACGGCCGCTCCGTTGGGGTTGGCTTCGCCATTCCATCGTCGACGGTTGATGCAATTGTCACGCAGTTGGTAACGTTCGGCGCGACGCGCCGCGGTATGCTTGGGGTCAACATCCAGGAAGTGACACCAGACCTTGTTGAGGGCCTTCAACTGAACCGGCCGCGTGGTGCGCTTGTGTCCGCCGTCATGGACGGTGGGCCGGCGCAGGTCGGCGGTATCGAGCGCGGTGATGTGATTGTCCGGTTCGCCGGGCGCAGAATATCAAGCCACAATGATCTTCCAGCGCGCGTGGCACAGACGCCGCCTGGTACCGAGGTCCAGGTCGATGTCATTCGGCGTGGTGAGCCATTGAGCTTGTCGATCACACTCGCGCTTCGAGACGGTGAGGGAGCGGACGATATGCTCCTTGAAGAGGGGCCAGAGCCGGTCGCCTTGCTGGGGATGGAATTGGCGACGATTGATGAGGCCATGGAGCTTGGCTTTGATGTTCCCGATGAAGCTGTCGGTGCCGTTGTTGCCGTTGTTTTTTCCGATGGACCGGCTGCCGCGAAGGAAATCGAGCCTGGCATGATCATCGTGGAGGTTGGCCAGCAGATCGTTGAGACACCCGAGGATGTCGTTGAGCGGGTCGATGCCTTGCGCGAGGAGGGGCGCAACCAGATTTTGATGCTGGTCCAAGATGAAGACGGCCAAAGCCGGTTTTTCGCTATCCCCGCAGAGTGA
- a CDS encoding DUF2065 domain-containing protein — MDGLIELILLVLGGALVAEGFLYALFPDAARKMLSMVEQVSPQALRIAGVVSLAMGVAAFYAARTWFGS, encoded by the coding sequence ATGGACGGCTTAATCGAACTCATCCTTCTGGTCCTCGGCGGCGCTCTCGTTGCCGAGGGCTTTTTGTACGCATTGTTCCCTGATGCCGCGCGGAAGATGCTCAGCATGGTCGAGCAGGTGAGCCCCCAGGCGCTACGGATCGCCGGTGTCGTGTCTCTGGCGATGGGGGTCGCCGCGTTTTACGCAGCTCGGACCTGGTTCGGCTCATAA
- the hflC gene encoding protease modulator HflC, which produces MKRLFGGAGLIVLAVAAALVYSAVFIVDETEQALVLQFGEPLRVENEPGLKFKVPFIQNVSYFDRRVLDLDSPVQEIIAADQERLVVDTFARFRITDPLAFFQTVGSIAGAQSRLSTVLNSATRRVLGEVSYITIVRDDRGNLMSRIRDQVNRESRSFGMEIVDVRIRRADLPEANSQAIFQRMQTEREREATEIRAQGEEAAQRIRSRADREVTVIVADATREGEQIRGEGDAERTAIFAEAFGRDPEFFSFYRSMQAYEAGFSDGASLVISPESDFFRYFGDQQGGAQRPTEGAAVPTQ; this is translated from the coding sequence ATGAAACGTTTATTTGGAGGCGCCGGCCTAATCGTGCTCGCGGTTGCTGCCGCACTCGTTTATTCGGCCGTGTTTATCGTCGATGAAACCGAACAGGCACTCGTCCTGCAGTTTGGTGAACCGCTCCGCGTCGAGAATGAACCGGGCCTGAAATTTAAGGTGCCGTTCATCCAGAATGTGAGCTATTTCGACCGGCGCGTGCTGGACCTCGACAGTCCGGTTCAAGAGATTATCGCCGCTGACCAGGAGCGTCTGGTGGTCGATACATTCGCCCGCTTCCGGATTACCGATCCTCTGGCCTTCTTCCAGACAGTCGGTAGCATTGCCGGGGCCCAGTCGCGGTTATCGACGGTTCTCAACTCGGCGACACGTCGTGTGCTTGGTGAGGTTAGCTACATCACGATCGTTCGTGATGATCGTGGCAACCTGATGAGCAGGATCCGTGATCAGGTGAACCGAGAGTCTCGATCATTTGGGATGGAAATCGTTGACGTGCGTATTCGCCGCGCTGATTTGCCGGAGGCGAACTCGCAGGCAATCTTCCAGCGCATGCAGACTGAGCGTGAGCGCGAAGCCACAGAGATTCGCGCGCAAGGTGAAGAAGCGGCCCAACGTATTCGCTCCCGTGCGGATCGTGAGGTGACGGTTATCGTTGCCGACGCGACCCGCGAAGGCGAGCAGATTCGTGGTGAAGGCGATGCGGAACGCACCGCGATCTTTGCCGAAGCCTTTGGGCGCGATCCCGAGTTCTTCTCCTTCTACCGTTCGATGCAAGCTTACGAAGCAGGCTTCTCCGACGGTGCGAGCCTCGTGATTTCCCCGGAATCGGATTTCTTCCGCTACTTCGGCGATCAGCAAGGCGGCGCGCAGCGGCCAACCGAAGGGGCTGCGGTGCCCACACAATAG
- the hflK gene encoding FtsH protease activity modulator HflK, with product MPWNNQSGGSGGPWGGGGGPWGGGPQRGNGGGGPQGPQGPGGQRPPDLEEMIRKGQDRLKTILPAGGGGGGKAPFGGASKGLIAVVALVALVFVTYNFFTFRVQPDQQGVVLRFGEFSRTAQPGLNFRLPPPFETVFTPSVTTINRADVGTRAEDPRRAGARDVPEESLMLTGDGNIVDIDFAVFWRIADARLFLFNIQNPEGSVRAVAESAMREVVGRSEIQPLLTQGRQITETAVQELMQEALDSYGAGVEITQVQLLTVDPPSQVIDAFRDVQAARADNERVQNQAQAYSNRVIPEARGEAAVILEAATAYREQTVAEARGQADRFIAVYNEYRSAPEVTRQRLYLETLERIFRDNEKIVLDTDDGGQGVIPFLPINELTRRQGATQ from the coding sequence ATGCCCTGGAATAATCAGTCTGGTGGAAGCGGTGGCCCATGGGGCGGCGGTGGCGGCCCTTGGGGTGGCGGACCGCAGCGCGGTAATGGCGGTGGTGGACCGCAGGGCCCACAAGGTCCAGGTGGCCAGCGCCCGCCCGATCTTGAAGAGATGATCCGAAAGGGCCAAGATCGTTTGAAAACCATTTTGCCGGCTGGCGGTGGCGGTGGTGGAAAAGCGCCGTTTGGCGGCGCGAGCAAGGGGCTGATTGCCGTTGTGGCTTTGGTTGCCCTGGTTTTCGTGACCTACAATTTTTTCACCTTCCGGGTGCAGCCGGACCAGCAGGGCGTCGTGTTGCGTTTTGGCGAATTCTCTCGCACCGCGCAGCCGGGTTTGAATTTCCGGCTTCCGCCACCGTTTGAAACCGTCTTCACCCCGTCGGTGACGACGATCAACCGGGCGGATGTTGGTACGCGGGCTGAAGACCCTCGCCGTGCCGGCGCACGCGATGTCCCCGAGGAGAGCCTGATGCTTACCGGGGATGGGAACATCGTCGACATCGACTTCGCTGTGTTTTGGCGGATCGCTGATGCGCGTCTTTTCCTGTTCAACATTCAGAACCCCGAAGGATCGGTTCGCGCTGTTGCGGAATCAGCCATGCGCGAAGTGGTTGGGCGATCTGAAATTCAGCCGCTTCTCACCCAAGGTCGTCAGATTACTGAGACTGCCGTTCAGGAACTGATGCAGGAAGCGCTAGACAGTTACGGTGCGGGCGTTGAAATCACGCAGGTTCAGCTGTTGACCGTCGACCCGCCGAGCCAGGTGATCGACGCTTTCCGTGATGTGCAGGCTGCGCGCGCGGACAATGAGCGCGTCCAGAACCAGGCGCAGGCCTACTCGAACCGCGTGATTCCCGAGGCGCGCGGTGAAGCAGCCGTGATTTTGGAGGCCGCCACCGCTTACCGCGAACAAACGGTCGCGGAAGCGCGTGGTCAGGCCGATCGGTTCATCGCCGTATACAATGAGTACCGTTCTGCGCCGGAGGTGACACGTCAGCGCCTTTATCTCGAAACGCTTGAACGGATTTTCCGCGACAACGAAAAGATCGTTCTTGATACCGATGATGGTGGTCAAGGCGTCATACCCTTCCTTCCAATCAATGAACTCACGCGCCGTCAGGGAGCTACCCAGTAA
- a CDS encoding dihydrofolate reductase, translating to MVEFVQIAAVATNGVIGKNGALPFRLPSDLKRFKALTTGHPVIMGRLTYESIGRALPGRPNIIVSGNPEFRAEGCEVFPDLETALERGRQLAEGLRKDAVFILGGGQVYAQTLADADRLEITHVDAQVDGDTVFPVIDPEIWHKVAEDRPAADPRDEAPMVFATYRRR from the coding sequence ATGGTTGAATTTGTTCAGATTGCTGCGGTCGCCACCAACGGCGTTATCGGCAAGAATGGCGCGCTTCCCTTTCGTCTCCCCAGTGACCTTAAACGTTTCAAGGCGCTAACGACCGGGCACCCGGTGATCATGGGACGGTTGACGTATGAAAGCATCGGGCGGGCGCTTCCAGGGCGACCCAATATCATCGTCTCGGGAAACCCGGAGTTTCGCGCGGAAGGGTGCGAGGTTTTCCCCGATCTGGAGACCGCGCTTGAACGCGGGCGGCAGTTGGCGGAAGGGTTGCGCAAAGATGCGGTCTTCATCCTTGGCGGCGGGCAGGTCTACGCCCAAACCCTAGCGGACGCTGACCGGCTGGAGATCACGCATGTGGACGCGCAGGTTGATGGTGACACGGTTTTTCCAGTCATCGATCCGGAAATCTGGCACAAGGTAGCTGAGGACCGTCCAGCCGCAGATCCACGCGACGAGGCGCCGATGGTGTTCGCGACCTACCGCCGCAGATGA
- a CDS encoding thymidylate synthase, with translation MRAYHDLLDHVLNTGVTRMDRTGTGTRAVFGYQMRFDLAEGFPLVTTKKLHLRSIIHELLWFLSGDTNIAYLKANKVSIWDEWADESGDLGPVYGKQWRSWAAPSGETIDQITLLLDGLRRNPHSRRHIVSAWNPADVDAMALPPCHCLFQFYVAEGRLSCQLYQRSADIFLGVPFNIASYALLTHMIAQVVGLKPGDFVHTFGDAHLYLNHIEQAELQLSRAPRTLPSLKLDPSVHDLFDFRYDHIAIEGYDPHPTIKAPIAV, from the coding sequence ATGCGTGCCTACCATGATCTGCTCGACCACGTGCTCAACACCGGTGTGACCCGCATGGACCGCACCGGGACCGGTACACGGGCGGTGTTTGGCTATCAGATGCGTTTCGACCTTGCGGAAGGCTTCCCGCTGGTCACGACGAAAAAGTTGCATCTGCGCTCAATCATCCATGAGCTCCTATGGTTTTTGTCTGGCGACACCAACATCGCTTACCTCAAGGCCAACAAAGTCTCCATTTGGGACGAATGGGCAGACGAGAGCGGCGATTTGGGGCCCGTTTACGGCAAGCAGTGGCGCTCCTGGGCTGCGCCATCTGGTGAAACGATCGACCAGATTACGCTTTTACTCGATGGCCTGAGGCGCAATCCTCATTCACGGCGGCACATTGTGTCGGCGTGGAATCCTGCCGACGTCGACGCGATGGCGCTGCCGCCCTGCCACTGCCTTTTCCAGTTTTACGTCGCCGAGGGACGGCTATCGTGCCAGCTTTACCAGCGCTCGGCGGATATTTTCCTAGGCGTTCCCTTCAACATCGCATCCTACGCCTTGTTGACGCATATGATCGCGCAGGTCGTAGGGCTCAAGCCGGGTGACTTCGTTCACACGTTTGGCGACGCTCACCTTTATCTCAATCATATTGAGCAAGCTGAATTGCAGCTGTCGCGGGCCCCGCGGACGCTACCAAGTTTGAAGCTTGATCCGAGCGTCCATGACCTTTTCGATTTCCGCTATGATCATATCGCGATTGAGGGGTACGACCCGCATCCGACGATCAAGGCGCCGATTGCGGTTTAA
- a CDS encoding DUF2853 family protein — MTDYVADVKNYTSSVDEEAVAGVVRHLGIALRSRDASLVSCSDPTELARVRDGFCRKKLALPDGDDAVDASLQAVCEKMKADRTKSRVTFYYLLAEHYGKLSLFHKKK, encoded by the coding sequence ATGACCGACTACGTAGCAGACGTGAAAAACTACACATCGAGCGTCGATGAAGAGGCGGTGGCTGGCGTTGTCCGACACCTCGGTATCGCATTGCGCAGCAGAGATGCATCACTGGTGTCGTGTTCTGATCCGACCGAACTGGCGCGGGTACGCGATGGCTTCTGCCGCAAGAAGCTGGCTTTGCCGGACGGTGATGATGCGGTGGACGCTTCGCTGCAGGCGGTTTGTGAAAAGATGAAGGCCGACCGGACCAAGTCCCGTGTGACGTTCTATTATTTGCTTGCGGAGCATTATGGAAAGCTCAGCCTTTTCCACAAAAAGAAGTAA